A region of Kribbella sp. NBC_01245 DNA encodes the following proteins:
- the bglS gene encoding beta-glucanase, with translation MFSFRSRITAAFALATLGLVSAIVAPAGSQAAPTAIGGSFVDNFDGYNTGRWHKADGWSNGGMFNAGWRADHVWFSGGVAGLNLDNASCPSGCSGKPYASGELRTNNHYSYGRFEVRMRAVKASGTVTGFFTYTGPSDGQPWDEIDIEILGKNTTQMQTNYFTNGVGGHEKIINLGFDASAGYHNYAIEWWNRGTINWFVDGRLVHQENGSRGPLPTHPQRLMLNLWPGTGVDGWLGPFTYPGRTLTATFDSARYTAY, from the coding sequence GTGTTCAGTTTTCGATCTCGCATAACGGCCGCCTTTGCGCTCGCCACGCTCGGCCTGGTCAGCGCCATCGTGGCGCCGGCCGGCAGCCAAGCCGCGCCGACGGCCATCGGTGGCAGCTTCGTGGACAACTTCGACGGCTACAACACCGGTCGATGGCACAAGGCTGACGGCTGGAGCAACGGCGGCATGTTCAACGCGGGCTGGCGCGCCGACCACGTCTGGTTCAGCGGTGGTGTCGCGGGCCTCAACCTGGACAACGCGTCCTGCCCGAGCGGCTGTTCGGGCAAGCCGTACGCCTCTGGTGAGCTCCGCACCAACAACCACTACAGCTACGGGCGCTTCGAGGTGCGCATGCGAGCGGTGAAGGCCTCCGGCACGGTGACCGGCTTCTTCACCTACACCGGACCGAGCGACGGCCAGCCCTGGGACGAGATCGACATCGAGATCCTGGGCAAGAACACCACCCAAATGCAGACCAACTACTTCACCAACGGCGTCGGCGGCCACGAGAAGATCATCAACCTGGGCTTCGACGCCTCGGCCGGGTACCACAACTACGCGATCGAGTGGTGGAATCGCGGCACGATCAACTGGTTCGTCGACGGCCGGCTCGTCCACCAGGAGAACGGCTCACGCGGCCCACTGCCGACCCACCCACAACGCCTCATGCTGAACCTCTGGCCCGGCACCGGCGTCGACGGCTGGCTCGGCCCGTTCACCTATCCCGGCAGGACACTGACCGCCACCTTCGACTCCGCCCGATACACGGCGTACTGA
- a CDS encoding TlpA family protein disulfide reductase: MRRRPALLVAVLLLALTACSTGADSNRERQGQTGFVSGTGTVSVLSPRLPAPKLVGETLDGKQLDLADYRGKVVVLNVWGSWCKPCRHEAPELNKASKELGDSVAFVGINTRDKNPVPARKFVQTFEVAFPSVYDPDGKLLLGFRGLISPSAIPSTLVIDAEGNVAVRVLGEISANSLVDMVEKARTNG, from the coding sequence GTGCGCCGCCGCCCCGCCCTGTTGGTCGCCGTACTACTGCTCGCTCTCACCGCGTGCAGTACCGGCGCGGATTCCAATCGGGAGCGGCAGGGGCAGACCGGCTTCGTCAGCGGCACCGGCACGGTATCGGTGCTGTCCCCGCGGTTGCCGGCGCCGAAGCTGGTCGGTGAGACTCTCGACGGAAAGCAGTTGGACCTCGCGGACTACCGCGGCAAGGTCGTCGTGCTCAACGTGTGGGGTTCCTGGTGCAAGCCATGCCGGCATGAGGCCCCCGAGCTGAACAAGGCCTCAAAAGAACTGGGCGACTCGGTGGCGTTCGTGGGTATCAACACCCGCGACAAGAACCCGGTTCCCGCCCGCAAGTTCGTCCAGACCTTCGAGGTCGCCTTCCCGAGTGTGTACGACCCGGATGGCAAGCTGCTGCTCGGCTTCCGCGGCCTGATCTCACCGAGCGCGATCCCGAGCACCCTGGTGATCGATGCCGAGGGCAACGTCGCGGTCCGGGTGCTCGGCGAGATCAGCGCGAACAGCCTGGTCGACATGGTGGAGAAGGCTCGCACCAATGGGTGA
- the resB gene encoding cytochrome c biogenesis protein ResB produces the protein MTDLKTSPKPETEGAPAIGAVGMARWAWRQLTSMKTALILLFLLALGAVPGSLIPQVGIDPLKVSDFYAAHPSLAPVYDKLGLFDVYKSAWFSAIYLLLFISLIGCVVPRLSVYLKALRARPPKPPRNLQRLQGYQKIEVTGSPAEVLEAAAGALKSRRFRIERYDGAVAGERGYLREAGNLVFHFSLILVLVGVAWGSLFGYRGTVLVVVGNGFANTIAQYDDFVPGRAFSPDDLPPFSLTVKDFQAKFETSGPQRGAAREFNALLTYEVTPGAPEQSYDLRVNHPLKVDGTSVHLLGHGYAPVVTVRDGKGEVAFAGPAPFLPQDTNFSSFGVIKAPDARPYQLGFEGYFLPTAVIDDRGPISVFPDDMNPALVLTAYYGRPAVEDGRPESVYQLDKSKLTQFGNGKGDKLRFQLAPGQSIALPDKQGSITFDSYSRWVKLQVSHTPGLNLALAGILLAIAGLMASLFIHPRRTWIRVTESDGRTVVEVAGLDRGPERGLGDELDAIAKALKPVPPVKPNEQEKP, from the coding sequence ATGACGGACCTCAAGACTTCACCCAAGCCTGAGACTGAGGGGGCTCCCGCGATCGGCGCGGTCGGGATGGCACGCTGGGCCTGGCGGCAGCTCACGTCGATGAAGACGGCGTTGATCCTGCTGTTCCTGCTGGCCCTTGGCGCGGTGCCCGGTTCGCTCATCCCGCAGGTCGGGATCGACCCGCTGAAGGTCTCCGACTTCTACGCGGCGCATCCGTCGCTGGCCCCTGTTTACGACAAACTCGGGCTGTTCGACGTCTACAAGTCGGCCTGGTTCTCGGCGATCTACCTATTGCTTTTCATCTCGCTGATCGGTTGTGTCGTCCCGCGGCTTTCCGTTTATCTAAAGGCGTTGCGCGCTCGGCCGCCGAAGCCGCCGCGCAACCTCCAACGCCTGCAGGGATACCAGAAGATCGAGGTGACGGGCTCCCCGGCGGAGGTCCTCGAGGCCGCCGCGGGCGCGTTGAAGTCGCGCCGTTTCAGGATCGAGCGGTACGACGGTGCCGTAGCGGGCGAGCGTGGTTACCTCCGCGAGGCCGGCAACCTGGTCTTCCACTTCTCGCTCATCCTGGTCCTGGTCGGGGTGGCGTGGGGATCGCTGTTCGGCTATCGCGGCACGGTCTTGGTTGTCGTGGGCAACGGTTTCGCCAATACGATCGCGCAGTACGACGACTTCGTGCCGGGGCGGGCGTTCAGCCCGGACGACCTGCCGCCGTTCTCGTTGACGGTGAAGGACTTCCAGGCCAAGTTCGAGACGTCCGGGCCGCAGCGGGGTGCCGCGCGCGAGTTCAACGCGCTGCTGACGTACGAGGTGACGCCGGGCGCGCCTGAGCAGTCGTACGACCTGCGTGTGAACCACCCGCTCAAGGTCGACGGCACCAGCGTGCACCTGCTCGGCCACGGGTACGCCCCGGTGGTGACGGTTCGCGATGGCAAGGGTGAGGTCGCGTTCGCGGGGCCGGCGCCGTTCCTCCCGCAGGACACGAACTTCTCGTCGTTCGGCGTGATCAAGGCGCCGGACGCGCGGCCGTACCAGCTCGGTTTCGAGGGGTACTTCCTGCCGACCGCGGTGATCGACGATCGCGGCCCGATCTCGGTCTTCCCCGACGACATGAACCCGGCGCTCGTGCTGACCGCCTACTACGGCAGGCCTGCGGTCGAGGACGGGCGGCCGGAGTCGGTCTACCAGCTGGACAAGTCGAAGCTGACCCAGTTCGGCAACGGCAAGGGCGACAAGCTGCGGTTCCAGCTCGCGCCGGGACAGAGCATCGCGTTGCCGGACAAGCAGGGCTCGATCACGTTCGACTCGTACAGCCGGTGGGTGAAGCTGCAGGTCAGCCACACCCCGGGGCTGAACCTGGCACTGGCCGGCATCCTGCTCGCCATCGCCGGTCTGATGGCCTCGCTGTTCATCCATCCGCGCCGGACCTGGATTCGGGTCACCGAGTCCGACGGGCGTACCGTGGTCGAGGTCGCCGGCCTGGACCGCGGGCCGGAGCGCGGCCTCGGGGACGAGCTCGACGCGATCGCCAAAGCTTTGAAGCCTGTTCCACCTGTTAAACCGAATGAGCAGGAGAAGCCATGA
- the ccsB gene encoding c-type cytochrome biogenesis protein CcsB, whose translation MNAETLANVSNLVIPTATVVYALALVSHTIEWAGSRTVAPATSTEDPVLVGAGVVSTSTNAVRTSADASSAGIGAGSGDSRGSVGSAGSGAVKAAGELGRKAAAASRIGVLLTVLAFVLHFTGVLTRGLAAGRAPWGNMYEFAITSSLAVAIVYLALVKRYKLQWLGLGVTLVIGSVLGLAVLALYTPAGPLVPALHSYWLVIHVSAAAISGGAFTVGAMASVLYLLKARAERKAVDGVQMSGAMRRLPGSDAIDGVAYKVLAFSFPLWTFGVLVAGPIWAEYAWGRYWGWDPKEVWSLVTWVVYAAYLHARATAGWRGRRAAIIAIVGWFVFIFNFVGVNLLVSGLHSYAGI comes from the coding sequence ATGAACGCGGAGACCCTCGCGAACGTCTCCAACCTGGTCATCCCGACGGCCACGGTCGTCTACGCGTTGGCCCTGGTCTCGCACACGATCGAGTGGGCCGGCAGCCGTACGGTCGCGCCTGCTACTTCTACCGAAGACCCGGTTCTGGTCGGAGCCGGTGTTGTCAGTACGTCGACCAACGCCGTCCGTACGTCGGCAGACGCGTCGTCCGCGGGAATCGGCGCCGGGTCTGGAGACTCGCGCGGTTCGGTGGGCTCGGCTGGTTCGGGCGCGGTCAAGGCCGCCGGTGAGCTCGGGCGGAAGGCGGCGGCCGCGAGCCGGATCGGCGTACTCCTGACGGTGCTGGCGTTCGTCCTGCACTTCACGGGCGTACTGACTCGTGGACTGGCCGCGGGGCGTGCCCCGTGGGGCAACATGTACGAGTTCGCCATCACGTCGTCCCTGGCCGTCGCGATCGTCTACCTCGCGCTGGTCAAGCGGTACAAACTGCAGTGGCTCGGGCTCGGCGTAACCCTGGTCATCGGCTCAGTACTCGGTCTGGCGGTGCTGGCCCTCTATACGCCGGCAGGCCCGCTGGTGCCGGCTCTGCACTCGTACTGGCTCGTGATCCACGTATCGGCCGCAGCGATCTCCGGTGGCGCCTTCACCGTCGGTGCGATGGCGTCCGTGCTGTACCTGCTCAAGGCTCGTGCCGAGCGCAAGGCGGTTGACGGCGTACAGATGTCCGGGGCGATGCGACGGCTGCCCGGGTCCGACGCGATCGACGGTGTGGCGTACAAGGTGCTGGCCTTCTCGTTCCCGCTGTGGACGTTCGGTGTCCTGGTGGCGGGCCCGATCTGGGCGGAGTACGCCTGGGGCCGGTACTGGGGCTGGGACCCCAAGGAGGTCTGGTCCCTGGTGACGTGGGTCGTCTACGCGGCCTACCTGCACGCTCGCGCGACTGCCGGGTGGCGGGGTCGCCGGGCCGCGATCATCGCGATCGTGGGCTGGTTCGTCTTCATCTTCAACTTCGTCGGAGTGAACCTGCTGGTCTCTGGGCTGCACTCCTACGCCGGGATCTGA
- a CDS encoding TetR/AcrR family transcriptional regulator translates to MTITSESSHITRQRPRVEGDREDEILEATVMVLSELGYDRLTMDAVASAAKASKATLYRRWTTKAELVVDAVSRAKGCQPRSADTGTLRGDLLAMSCGEGGFTDDVPMSVMAALVTALHRDADLQQAFERIFLAPRIALVNEIYARAVARGEIGADVDVELLATALPAVMVHQSFVLNRKPDDAMIHRVIDNLILPAARGSRES, encoded by the coding sequence ATGACCATCACCAGCGAGTCCAGCCACATCACGCGCCAGCGGCCCAGGGTCGAAGGAGATCGCGAGGACGAGATCCTCGAGGCGACCGTGATGGTGCTGAGCGAGCTCGGATACGACCGGCTCACGATGGACGCGGTGGCCAGTGCGGCGAAGGCCAGTAAGGCGACGCTGTACCGGCGCTGGACGACCAAGGCCGAGCTGGTCGTGGACGCGGTCAGCCGGGCGAAGGGGTGTCAGCCGAGATCGGCCGACACCGGAACGCTGCGCGGCGACCTGCTCGCGATGTCCTGCGGCGAAGGGGGGTTCACCGACGACGTACCGATGTCGGTGATGGCGGCGCTGGTGACGGCGCTGCACCGGGACGCCGACCTGCAGCAGGCGTTCGAGCGGATCTTCCTGGCACCGCGGATCGCTCTGGTGAACGAGATCTACGCGCGGGCGGTCGCTCGTGGCGAGATCGGGGCGGACGTCGACGTCGAACTACTGGCGACGGCGCTGCCCGCGGTGATGGTGCACCAGTCGTTCGTGCTCAACCGGAAGCCGGACGACGCGATGATCCACCGGGTCATCGACAACTTGATTCTGCCCGCGGCGCGGGGGTCGCGGGAGTCCTGA
- a CDS encoding histidine phosphatase family protein, with protein sequence MRHGEVHNPSGVLYGRIPDYHLSELGRKMADRVAEHVAGRDIVHLVSSPLERAQETMEPIAKVFGLTPDIDERVIEAANLFEGKKFGVGDGALRQPSAWWLLRNPWKPSWGEPYVQLVRRMRDAIETAREKAAGHEALIVSHQLPIWIVRSAVEGRRMLHDPRKRQCSLASLTSFTFHGDSIVSVGYAEPAKDLLPVKDPKKFTGGA encoded by the coding sequence ATGCGTCACGGCGAGGTGCACAACCCGAGCGGTGTGCTCTACGGCCGGATCCCCGACTACCACCTGTCCGAGCTCGGCCGGAAGATGGCCGACCGGGTCGCCGAGCACGTGGCCGGGCGCGACATCGTGCACCTGGTCAGCTCGCCGCTGGAGCGGGCTCAGGAAACGATGGAGCCGATCGCGAAGGTGTTCGGCCTGACGCCGGATATCGATGAGCGCGTGATCGAGGCGGCCAACCTGTTCGAGGGCAAGAAGTTCGGCGTCGGCGACGGTGCCCTGCGCCAGCCGAGTGCCTGGTGGCTGCTGCGCAACCCGTGGAAGCCGTCCTGGGGTGAGCCGTATGTGCAACTCGTCCGCCGGATGCGCGACGCGATCGAGACCGCCCGGGAGAAGGCCGCCGGGCACGAGGCACTGATCGTGTCGCACCAGCTGCCGATCTGGATCGTGCGCAGTGCGGTCGAGGGCCGCCGGATGCTGCACGACCCGCGGAAACGGCAGTGCAGCCTGGCCAGCCTGACGTCGTTCACCTTCCATGGTGACTCGATCGTCTCGGTCGGTTACGCGGAGCCCGCGAAGGACCTGCTGCCGGTCAAGGACCCGAAGAAGTTCACCGGGGGAGCCTGA
- a CDS encoding DUF4229 domain-containing protein gives MKNFAIYTALRALLFAAAAGVLWLILRNTLGLFPILLLALLITSIASIFVLRAQRDRLAGTIEEKATRISTKIEESRRAED, from the coding sequence ATGAAGAACTTCGCCATCTACACCGCACTGCGGGCACTGCTCTTCGCCGCTGCCGCCGGTGTGCTCTGGCTGATCCTCCGCAACACCCTCGGGCTGTTCCCGATCCTGCTGCTGGCCCTGCTGATCACCTCGATCGCCTCGATCTTCGTGCTCCGCGCCCAGCGCGATCGCCTGGCCGGCACCATCGAGGAGAAGGCCACCCGCATCTCCACCAAGATCGAAGAATCCCGCCGCGCCGAAGACTGA
- a CDS encoding cytochrome c biogenesis CcdA family protein: MGEWFADSVLSGSMLLALPIAALAGMVSFFSPCVVPLLPGYLSYVTGLSAAELDSGRKSRMLAGSGLFVLGFSAVFILTGVVFGVVGDALLEHRVIITRVLGGVTILLGLVFLGLFGIFQRDVRVHKVPSVGIAAAPLLGVLFGFGWTPCMGPTLGAVLTLSLTEGSSTRGAVLALVFSLGLGIPFIIAALAFRRMLAAVAWVRRHQVWVMRAGGLMLVAVGILLVTGVWDSITGDLQVWVSNFGTAV, translated from the coding sequence ATGGGTGAATGGTTCGCCGATTCTGTCCTGAGCGGTTCGATGTTGCTGGCCCTGCCGATCGCCGCACTGGCCGGCATGGTCTCGTTCTTCTCGCCCTGCGTGGTGCCACTGCTGCCGGGCTATCTGTCGTACGTCACTGGCTTGTCCGCCGCGGAGCTGGATAGCGGCCGCAAGAGCCGGATGCTGGCGGGCTCGGGCCTTTTCGTGCTCGGTTTCTCCGCCGTCTTCATTCTCACCGGCGTCGTCTTCGGTGTGGTCGGGGACGCCCTGCTCGAGCATCGCGTCATCATCACCCGGGTGCTCGGTGGCGTGACGATCCTGCTCGGACTGGTCTTCCTCGGCCTGTTCGGGATCTTCCAGCGCGACGTCCGGGTGCACAAGGTGCCGAGCGTCGGAATCGCTGCCGCGCCCTTGCTGGGTGTGCTTTTCGGCTTCGGCTGGACCCCGTGCATGGGCCCGACCCTTGGCGCCGTACTGACGTTATCGCTGACCGAGGGCAGCAGCACCCGCGGCGCCGTACTCGCGCTCGTCTTCAGCCTCGGCCTCGGTATTCCGTTCATCATCGCGGCCCTGGCGTTCCGTCGGATGCTCGCGGCGGTGGCCTGGGTACGGCGCCACCAGGTCTGGGTGATGCGGGCCGGCGGGCTGATGCTCGTTGCCGTCGGCATCCTCCTGGTGACCGGCGTGTGGGACTCGATCACCGGTGACCTCCAGGTCTGGGTCAGCAACTTCGGAACGGCGGTCTGA
- the hemL gene encoding glutamate-1-semialdehyde 2,1-aminomutase codes for MAAVSDERARPHRSEELFARASAVTPGGVNSPVRAFRAVGGTPRFMTQGDGSHITDADGNRYVDLVASWGPMLLGHAHPEVIAAVQAAVSRGTSYGTPTEPEVELAEEIVARTPVDKVRLVSSGTEATMSALRLARGVTGRAKIIKFAGCYHGHVDALLAQAGSGVVTLGLPGTPGVTEATTADTIVLPYNDKAAVTEAFATYGDQIAAVITEASPGNMGVVPPLDNFNGFLADICRANGALFISDEVMTGFRITRSGYYGVDGVVPDLMTFGKVMGGGFPAAAFGGRAELMSHLAPEGSVYQAGTLSGNPVATTAGLTTLRLATDEVYAKLDETSLTLQRMVGTALEKEGVPHLIQAAGNLFSVFFVDSPEPVTQIRDFAGANAQVLPRFAAFFHAMLDAGVYLPPSAFEAWFVSAALDADALAEIEAALPGAARAAAAVKS; via the coding sequence ATGGCCGCCGTGTCTGACGAACGTGCACGCCCGCATCGGTCCGAAGAGTTGTTCGCCCGCGCCTCCGCGGTCACGCCGGGTGGGGTGAACTCCCCGGTCCGCGCCTTCCGCGCTGTCGGCGGCACCCCTCGGTTCATGACCCAGGGTGACGGATCTCACATTACCGATGCGGACGGTAATCGGTATGTCGACCTGGTCGCGTCCTGGGGCCCGATGTTGCTCGGCCACGCACACCCCGAGGTGATCGCGGCCGTCCAAGCAGCGGTCAGCCGCGGTACGTCGTACGGGACGCCGACCGAGCCCGAGGTCGAGCTGGCCGAGGAGATCGTCGCGCGGACGCCGGTCGACAAGGTGCGCCTGGTCTCGTCCGGTACCGAGGCCACGATGTCCGCGCTACGCCTGGCCCGCGGGGTCACTGGCCGGGCCAAGATCATCAAGTTCGCCGGCTGCTACCACGGCCACGTGGACGCTCTACTGGCTCAGGCCGGCTCAGGCGTCGTGACGCTCGGCCTGCCCGGCACACCCGGTGTTACCGAGGCCACGACGGCCGACACGATCGTCCTGCCGTACAACGACAAGGCCGCCGTCACCGAGGCCTTCGCGACGTACGGCGACCAGATCGCGGCAGTGATCACTGAAGCCTCGCCCGGCAACATGGGCGTCGTACCGCCGCTCGACAACTTCAACGGCTTCCTGGCCGACATCTGCCGTGCCAACGGCGCGCTGTTCATCTCCGACGAGGTGATGACCGGGTTCCGCATCACCCGCTCGGGCTACTACGGCGTCGACGGGGTCGTGCCGGACCTGATGACGTTCGGCAAGGTGATGGGCGGCGGCTTCCCGGCCGCGGCGTTCGGCGGCCGGGCCGAGCTGATGTCCCACCTCGCGCCGGAAGGCTCGGTCTATCAAGCGGGCACGCTCTCCGGGAACCCAGTCGCCACCACCGCGGGTCTGACCACGCTGCGGCTGGCCACGGACGAGGTCTACGCCAAGCTCGACGAGACCTCGCTCACGTTGCAGCGGATGGTCGGTACGGCGTTGGAGAAGGAAGGTGTGCCCCATCTCATCCAGGCCGCCGGGAACCTCTTCAGCGTCTTCTTCGTGGACTCTCCGGAGCCGGTCACGCAGATCCGGGACTTCGCCGGGGCCAATGCCCAGGTGCTGCCCCGGTTCGCCGCCTTCTTCCATGCGATGCTGGACGCCGGCGTCTACCTGCCGCCGAGCGCCTTCGAAGCGTGGTTCGTGAGTGCGGCGCTCGATGCCGACGCGCTGGCCGAGATCGAAGCCGCACTGCCCGGGGCAGCCCGAGCGGCCGCGGCCGTGAAAAGTTAG
- a CDS encoding MFS transporter: MSENTATAPVPERSGVQDGTGTGNGPAPRNLGIALALISMAQLMVVLDGTIVNIALPHLQKDLGFSNATLPWVVNAYALAFGGLLLLGGRIGDIVGRRKVFMFGVVLFGAASFIGGIAESESVLLISRVLQGVGAAAAAPNALALITTTFPAGKERNRAMAVYAAMSGAGAAVGLILGGALTEASWRWTFFINTPIGLVVAVLAVRYLVESPRQTGKFDIPGAIFGTLGLTSLVYGLTHAAESGWSDFWTVFFIAAGLVMLAIFLLIEANSKHALMPFRILANRTRGVSFLVMLAVGAAIFSMFYFLGIFIQAILGYSALKTGFAFLPFSFGIVVAAQISSVLIARMDPRWLSGFGAGLAAVGMFGFSRLEIDSTYLTDLLPFILLLSMGMGFIFVPLTLTAVHGVADEDSGVGSAVLNTVQQIGGAIGLATLGTVSTTAIKDKMGEFGPQLQQAAADGATPEKLKQLELQFTGIATTYGFTRAFLVSAAIMLGSAAVVLFGLAVKHQELANDGKTSVHVG; the protein is encoded by the coding sequence ATGTCTGAGAACACCGCCACGGCTCCAGTGCCGGAGCGGTCCGGGGTGCAGGACGGCACGGGCACCGGTAACGGACCCGCCCCGCGCAACCTCGGTATCGCGCTCGCGCTGATCAGCATGGCGCAGCTGATGGTCGTGCTGGACGGCACGATCGTGAACATCGCCCTGCCGCACCTCCAGAAGGACCTCGGCTTCTCCAACGCGACCCTGCCGTGGGTCGTCAACGCCTACGCGCTCGCCTTCGGTGGCCTGCTACTGCTCGGCGGCCGCATCGGCGACATCGTCGGCCGCCGGAAGGTCTTCATGTTCGGCGTCGTGCTGTTCGGCGCCGCTTCGTTCATCGGTGGTATCGCCGAGAGCGAGAGCGTGCTGCTGATCAGCCGCGTCCTGCAGGGTGTCGGCGCGGCGGCCGCCGCGCCGAACGCGCTGGCCCTGATCACTACGACCTTCCCGGCCGGCAAGGAGCGCAACCGCGCGATGGCCGTGTACGCCGCGATGTCCGGCGCGGGTGCGGCCGTCGGCCTGATCCTCGGTGGTGCGCTGACCGAGGCGAGCTGGCGCTGGACCTTCTTCATCAACACCCCGATCGGCCTGGTCGTGGCCGTGCTCGCCGTGAGGTATCTGGTCGAGTCACCGCGGCAGACCGGCAAGTTCGACATCCCTGGCGCGATCTTCGGCACGCTGGGTCTGACCTCACTGGTTTACGGCCTGACGCACGCGGCCGAGTCGGGTTGGAGTGACTTCTGGACCGTGTTCTTCATCGCCGCCGGTCTCGTGATGCTCGCGATCTTCCTGCTGATCGAGGCCAACTCGAAGCACGCGCTGATGCCGTTCCGGATCCTGGCCAACCGCACCCGTGGTGTCAGCTTCCTCGTGATGCTGGCCGTCGGTGCGGCGATATTCTCGATGTTCTACTTCCTGGGCATCTTCATCCAGGCCATCCTTGGATACTCCGCGCTGAAGACCGGTTTCGCGTTCTTGCCGTTCAGCTTCGGCATCGTGGTCGCCGCCCAGATCAGTTCGGTGCTGATCGCCCGGATGGATCCGCGCTGGCTCTCCGGTTTCGGTGCCGGTCTGGCCGCGGTCGGTATGTTCGGCTTCAGCCGGCTCGAGATCGACTCGACCTACCTGACCGACCTGCTGCCGTTCATCCTGCTGCTGTCGATGGGTATGGGCTTCATCTTCGTCCCGCTCACCCTGACGGCCGTCCACGGTGTGGCCGACGAGGACTCGGGCGTCGGATCCGCCGTACTGAACACCGTTCAGCAGATCGGTGGCGCGATCGGCCTGGCAACGCTCGGCACGGTCTCGACCACCGCCATCAAGGACAAGATGGGCGAGTTCGGCCCGCAACTCCAGCAGGCCGCCGCTGACGGTGCCACGCCGGAGAAGCTGAAGCAGCTGGAACTGCAGTTCACTGGAATTGCCACTACCTACGGGTTCACTCGGGCCTTTTTGGTCTCGGCTGCGATCATGTTGGGGTCGGCGGCAGTCGTCCTGTTCGGCCTCGCGGTCAAGCACCAGGAGCTCGCCAACGACGGCAAGACCTCAGTCCACGTGGGCTGA
- a CDS encoding M48 family metallopeptidase: MTENAERPTRPRVTLTDISSRAWEHPADRGALVALRQLKGFDYILRKMSGLINERAFRLQFLGSAIRVDERQFPRIHTLYTEAGTTLDVRELPELYVTNSPLWNAVTIGMDRPFIVVNSALIKGLDEEELRFVLAHELGHAQSGHALYQSLLFWLMRLTGAVNWMPIGALGLRAIIAALHEWSRKAELSGDRAGLLAVQDPAVALRVQMKLASGGQLEELDTTAFLAQGTEYEGAGDLRDSVLKLLLLEAQTHPLAVIRAHELRRWVDEGEYTAIVSGNYPKRQDDNDASMSQEAKNAAKSYTDAFNRSQDPLAKLMRDLNEGLGGVKDWVSSKFTPPRN; the protein is encoded by the coding sequence ATGACCGAGAACGCCGAGCGCCCGACCAGGCCCCGGGTGACGCTGACCGACATCAGCTCGCGTGCGTGGGAGCACCCGGCCGACCGTGGTGCGCTGGTGGCGCTGCGGCAGCTGAAGGGCTTCGACTACATCCTGCGCAAGATGTCCGGCCTGATCAACGAACGGGCCTTCCGGCTGCAGTTCCTCGGCTCGGCGATCCGGGTGGACGAGCGCCAGTTCCCGCGCATCCACACCCTCTACACCGAGGCCGGTACGACGCTGGACGTGCGCGAGCTGCCCGAGCTGTACGTGACCAACAGCCCGCTCTGGAACGCGGTCACGATCGGGATGGACCGGCCGTTCATCGTGGTCAACAGCGCCCTGATCAAGGGGCTGGACGAGGAGGAGCTGCGCTTCGTCCTGGCCCACGAGCTCGGGCACGCCCAGAGCGGCCACGCCCTGTACCAGTCGCTGCTGTTCTGGTTGATGCGCCTGACCGGTGCGGTGAACTGGATGCCGATCGGCGCACTCGGCCTGCGCGCGATCATCGCCGCCCTGCACGAGTGGTCCCGGAAGGCGGAGCTCTCGGGCGACCGCGCCGGCCTCCTCGCCGTACAGGACCCGGCCGTCGCACTGCGCGTCCAGATGAAGCTCGCCAGTGGCGGCCAGCTGGAGGAGCTCGACACCACCGCGTTCCTCGCTCAGGGCACGGAGTACGAGGGCGCGGGCGATCTTCGCGACAGCGTGCTCAAGCTGCTGCTGCTCGAGGCCCAGACGCATCCGCTCGCGGTGATCCGGGCGCACGAGCTGCGCCGCTGGGTGGACGAGGGCGAGTACACGGCGATCGTCTCGGGCAACTACCCCAAGCGCCAGGACGACAACGACGCCTCGATGTCCCAGGAGGCGAAGAACGCGGCGAAGTCGTACACCGACGCCTTCAACCGCTCCCAGGACCCGCTGGCCAAGCTCATGCGCGATCTGAACGAAGGCCTCGGCGGCGTAAAGGACTGGGTCTCCTCCAAATTCACGCCGCCACGCAACTAA